The DNA window TACGGGTGGTTACACTAATTCATTGTCGACCTCTAACTTGTCGAAGCTGAACGGCGGTTTTATGACCCATGGTAGAAGGAATAGTAATTCGTCAAGCGTGTCAAGCAAgtcgtcttcttcgagGTCGGTGGTTCCAATTTTGCCCAAACCGGTCGCCTTCTCTGGACAACCCGGTTACACAAGTGCAAATAACAGTGCGGCGTCGTCACCAAGATACATATCGACGCAACATACCTCGAACTCGCCCCTACAGCAAGGTCTTTTTTCGTCATCTGCATCTGGCAGAACTGGCGGGATCAGTATCGGCCGAAGGAAGCTTTCGCGGAATGCCTCCAACTCTTCGTCATTTGTTGCCAACTCATTGCAGAACCTACATCAACAACACCGAAACCAATCATATAGTGTTGATACACCGAATGGTTGGAACTCCCCACATACAGGGAAGTTCCAGCCTGTTCACCAGAACTCATCACCATCGACCACGTCGAATGGAAATTTCGACTTGTTCAATGCAGATGGTCATGCTGCCACACAGAAGAGCATACCTTCCGATAAAAGGAACACGCATACATCGCTTTTGTCTCAGCAACTACAAGAGAGCAATCCTTTGGAGTATACAGGCGGGAAGCCAAGCGCAAACACAGCATTACAGATTTCAGACAGTCAGTTGCCGCGACAGAACTCACCGTCTGTGGGCAGAACAGTACCGAATACAAATATCTACACAGAATCGGTTCAGTTCCAAAGACACGGTTCCtttcagcaacaacctCTTTCGATCCAGCAGACGCAAacgcaacaacaacaacaacaacaacaacaacaccaacatcAGCAGAATAAGCATAATACCTTGAGTAAAATATCCGATGACCTTGACTGGTTGAAATTTGGTATTTAAAATGAATAATCGTTCCGACTCAGTGGATTTATATAGTGATATAGGTGTTTGTTTTATATCATAAAAAGTTACATAATCTACAAGCAGACGACGGCCCATACAAAGCGTGCTCGCTGATGGGAGTCCCACAGATCTGGAAGCAGATCAGGGATAGCGGCACACCGCTCAATTGCCCCACTCACAAACGTGTGCCTTTCGTCAAATGGATCAGCGAGAACAGAGATGCGCGCATCGCGATAGACGTATACCATATTCTATTTGAATGCGGGTTCTTCCAGTTTGATCAAGTCGGGAAGCCCATACTTAACTTCGTGAAACGGCTTAAAGAGCTGGTCTCATTTGATGTTACGTTTCTTTTAGTGTTTGATGGACTCGAAAAGCCTCGGAAAAAGGGAGTTTTTGGTGGGGTTCATCCAAAGTTCATGTCCATAGTTGAGGAGCTTCTGAAGTCACTCAACATTTCTTACGTTATGGCTCCTGGGGAAGGTGAGGTCCAGTGTTGCTGGCATTACAAAAATGGGGATGTTAGCTACGTGTGGAGTAACGATTCGGACTGTTTGATATTTGGCGGTGACTGCATCATTAAAAACTATTCGAAGTCGGAGGATGATGCTGGTTCCATTGCAAACCAAGGGTCCCTTCACAAAGATCCTTACGTCACGGTGTTAAATTACAAAGAGATGGAGAAGCGTGGGAAACTTCTGAACAGAAATTCGCTACTCTTCTTTAGTGCCCTGTTAGGCGGAGATTACAATTCACAAGGTGTTAAGGGTTTGGGTTCAGAAAAGGCATTAAAGTTGGCCCGTTTGGAGAGACCAAACTTTTCCGAAGAGTTTGCCAAGATCCTGAACGGTGAAGTTGAGGAAGGTGTATCAATGAACTTGGCCTACGTCACCTTTCAACACAAATTATTCCGGTTTTGCCAGTCTCATGGTAAAGAAATCTTTGGCAAAAATTATAATAATAGTTTGCTATCGGCGGATAAGCACAACTTCGAGAATTGGCCCCAATTATCGACCCTGCGGCATTATTCACATCCCAGGTATGACGATTCTGTGAATATTGATTCGGTTTTTAATAAATTAGTCTACGCAAATGTCCAACATAATAAAGGGTACGATACAATTGATTTTGACAGGTTAAGAGACTTCTTGTTAAGTGTGAAATTACCTCAAATTGTGGATTTCGACAAATGGTTTCATGAAACATTCCATGAGATGTTTCTATTGAAGTATCTGCTTTATGACGAGGGGGGCGTGACAAATGCTAAGATCACTGATGAAAAGGAGACAATGTTTGACCAAAACATTTCACATCGAGTAAAATTTTGGAGGGTCCGATACAGGAGTTTCATTCAAGGTGTTCGACCTTCGACAAGATCGCGTTCTGTTAGCCCTGTTAGGGCTAACAGAAGCCCTGAACGAAGAAGTCTGGATATTCAGGATTTTCCTTTTGCAATGTGGATACCACAAAGCTGTATACCCGAATCTCATCCATTATTAATACAATATAAGGAAATGACTACCCAACTGCTGAGTGAGAAGgagatgaagaaaaagaaaagaacgcCATCACCAAAGAAACGGTTTGCGCAGTACCGACAAAGTAGTAACCTTGACAGTTTCCTGTCACGACATGCTTCCCCCGTAAATAAAAATGTATCGACATTGGTACAAATGAAACAGGCTTCGCCTTTGAAAAGTGTAACCAAGAGGTTATTTGTCGAGGAGGACTGCGAAGTGGAGAAAGAGGATGGCTCAGCCGAGGTGCCAGACAAAGAGGATGACGACTCGTTGGTTATATTGGAGGAGGTTTGTCAGGATTCGAGTTCGTCCCGTCCATTCTCTCCCTCGACAGAACAGGCAAATCTTGGTTCAGATAAAAGCTCTCCAAAGAAGCACAACTCTGGAGCGACCAGCTCTCCTGCTCTACACATTGAGCTGGtaaagaaacaactgtCATTCAACGAGCACGACCGCAATCCCATTCGATGCTCCACAGCAAGATCGTTGCCGCTCCCGCAACTCAGTAGGCCAGCGACCCTCGCGTACAACAGGGAATCGTCTCTGCTAGATCAGATCGCGCTGGATGCAGAAGAGCTGCTAAACCAGAGTGACTTTGACACCAGCGATACTGTCGCCAGTACCAATGACGAATATGAGCCCtaaaaagattgaaaaattaaGTTATAAAAATTGGGCCTTCAACGTTCGCCATCACACTGTTCTGGCACTTCCGTGACACAAACACCGTAACCATGTCTCACACGATCTCCAAGGCTATCAAATTTGATCCGCTCAAGAACAAACTGCTTACCGTTGGTGCTGGATGCTACTGGGGTACCGAACACATGTACCGGAAGCACCTTGCGGATAAGATGGTTGACTGCAAAGTTGGGTTTGCAAACGGTAACGAGGCTAAGCAGGATTCTGCAGATGGCATCTCATATAAACGAGTGTGTTCTGGGGACACTaactttgttgaagttttgCAGATCTCATACGATCCTCATGTCGTATCGTTGAGCGAACTTGTTGGGTTTTTCTTCCGGATCCACGACCCGACGACTTTGAACAGTCAGGGCCCAGATATGGGGACCCAGTACCGTAGTGCGCTGTATGCTCATTCGTCCGAGGATTTGAACGAGTTGGAGGCACTGAAGAAGGAATGGCAGGGGAAGTGGCAGGGGAAGATTGTTACTGAGGTGGAGATGATCAAGAACTATTACGACGCTGAGGAATATCATCAGATATACCTGGATAGGAACCCTGATGGGTACGCCTGTCCTACACACTACTTGAGAGACTTGTAGGTGATACATTGAAGATGGTTTTCATGCCTCGCTTTGCTTTGGTTTACCGTTGAAGATATTTTATTTGATTTATAAAGATATATATCTCCATTCTAATAATATAGTATGATTGTGCTGGAATATACATGTGATGGGGTCTCAGTAAGGCTGAACCGACGGGCAAAGCCACCGTAatgatgatgttgatgagTTAATACGTTTTGTCGTTTCTCATACTCAAGTTGAAGTGAGGTATCAGAAGTTTAGAAgtgggaaaagaaagggAAAGTGTTTCTCAACCAAACAGCTTAGTATCTGTAGTGATCGGGCTTGAATGGACCTTCCTCTGGGATACCCAAGTACTCGGATTGGACTGGGCTCAATTTGGTCAATTGGACACCCAATTTGGCCAAGTGGAACTTGGCGACGGCTTCGTCCAAGATCTTTGGCAGGACGTGCACGCCGACTTCGAATGGGCCGGTCTTTTGGAATTCGATGTGGTCCTCTCTAAATTGCTTGTCGCCAGACTTGAAAAGGGCAATCTGGGCAAGGACTTGGTTGGAGAAGGAGCACGACATGACGAACGAGGAGTGACCAGTGGCACAACCCAAGTTGACCAGTCTCCCGTTGGCCAACAAGATGATGTGTTGGCCCGTTGATAGCAAGTAACGGTCGACTTGAGGCTTGATGTTGATGCACTCCTTGGCGTTTTCCTTCAACCAGGCGACGTCGATCTCAATGTCGAAGTGACCGATGTTACAAACAATGGCATCTTCTTgcatcttcaagaagtgtTCCCCCTTGATGATGTCTCTGCAaccggtggtggtgacgaACACTTGACCTCTTGAGGCGGCGTTCTCCATGTCGACAACTTCGTAACCCTCCATGGCGGCCTGTAGAGCGTTGATGGGGTCGATTTCGGTGATAAGGACACGGGCACCCATGCCTCTTAGCGCAGCGGCACAACCTTTCCCGACATCACCGTACCCGGCAACAACGGAGACTTTACCGGCCAACATGACATCTGTGGCTCTCTTGATACCGTCGATCAGGGACTCTCTGCACCCGTACAAGTTGTCGAACTTGGACTTTGTGACGGAGTCGTTCACGTTGATGGCTGGGACCTTTAGAATTCccttcttcatcattcTGTACAAGTGGTGGACACCAGTGGTGGTTTCCTCGGACAACCCGAAACAACCTTCAAGCATGTCTGGGTACTTTTCGTGGACGAAAGAGGTCAAGTCCCCACCATCATCCAAGATCAGGTTAAGTTTCTTACCGTCCTTGAAGGCGAACAACTGCTGCTCAATACACCAGGTGTACTCCTCCTCGGTCTCACTCTTCCAGGCAAACACAGGAACACCGGACGCGGCAATGGCAGCGGCAGCGTGGTCCTGCGTGGAGTAGATGTTACAGGAGGACCAGGTGACCTCGGCACCCAAGGCAACCAAAGTCTCGATCAACACGGCGGTCTGGATGGTCATGTGCAGACACCCGGCAACTCTGGCGCCCTTCAATGGCTGCACCTTGGCGTACGCCTCTCTGATGGCCATCAGACCTGGCATCTCGTGCTCGGCCAGCTCGATCTCCTTTCTCCCGAAGGCGGCAAGAGAGATATCGGCAATCTTATAGTTCTGGGCTGGGGCAGACATAGTcgtgtgtgtttgtgtaCGTGTTTGTGCGTGTGAGACTACCACGACGGGACCAATTGACACCGAATAACCTCGAGACTCAACCGCACCTGCTCTTGCGATGCTCTCGTTTTATaacagaaaatttttcacttttacgaaatttctttttcccgTCGTTTTTCGTCAAAAATGACGtatttcaagtttttccggTTCGGGGCGC is part of the Huiozyma naganishii CBS 8797 chromosome 4, complete genome genome and encodes:
- the YEN1 gene encoding crossover junction endodeoxyribonuclease (similar to Saccharomyces cerevisiae YEN1 (YER041W); ancestral locus Anc_3.540), translating into MGVPQIWKQIRDSGTPLNCPTHKRVPFVKWISENRDARIAIDVYHILFECGFFQFDQVGKPILNFVKRLKELVSFDVTFLLVFDGLEKPRKKGVFGGVHPKFMSIVEELLKSLNISYVMAPGEGEVQCCWHYKNGDVSYVWSNDSDCLIFGGDCIIKNYSKSEDDAGSIANQGSLHKDPYVTVLNYKEMEKRGKLLNRNSLLFFSALLGGDYNSQGVKGLGSEKALKLARLERPNFSEEFAKILNGEVEEGVSMNLAYVTFQHKLFRFCQSHGKEIFGKNYNNSLLSADKHNFENWPQLSTLRHYSHPRYDDSVNIDSVFNKLVYANVQHNKGYDTIDFDRLRDFLLSVKLPQIVDFDKWFHETFHEMFLLKYLLYDEGGVTNAKITDEKETMFDQNISHRVKFWRVRYRSFIQGVRPSTRSRSVSPVRANRSPERRSLDIQDFPFAMWIPQSCIPESHPLLIQYKEMTTQLLSEKEMKKKKRTPSPKKRFAQYRQSSNLDSFLSRHASPVNKNVSTLVQMKQASPLKSVTKRLFVEEDCEVEKEDGSAEVPDKEDDDSLVILEEVCQDSSSSRPFSPSTEQANLGSDKSSPKKHNSGATSSPALHIELVKKQLSFNEHDRNPIRCSTARSLPLPQLSRPATLAYNRESSLLDQIALDAEELLNQSDFDTSDTVASTNDEYEP
- the SAH1 gene encoding adenosylhomocysteinase (similar to Saccharomyces cerevisiae SAH1 (YER043C); ancestral locus Anc_3.545) codes for the protein MSAPAQNYKIADISLAAFGRKEIELAEHEMPGLMAIREAYAKVQPLKGARVAGCLHMTIQTAVLIETLVALGAEVTWSSCNIYSTQDHAAAAIAASGVPVFAWKSETEEEYTWCIEQQLFAFKDGKKLNLILDDGGDLTSFVHEKYPDMLEGCFGLSEETTTGVHHLYRMMKKGILKVPAINVNDSVTKSKFDNLYGCRESLIDGIKRATDVMLAGKVSVVAGYGDVGKGCAAALRGMGARVLITEIDPINALQAAMEGYEVVDMENAASRGQVFVTTTGCRDIIKGEHFLKMQEDAIVCNIGHFDIEIDVAWLKENAKECINIKPQVDRYLLSTGQHIILLANGRLVNLGCATGHSSFVMSCSFSNQVLAQIALFKSGDKQFREDHIEFQKTGPFEVGVHVLPKILDEAVAKFHLAKLGVQLTKLSPVQSEYLGIPEEGPFKPDHYRY
- the MXR1 gene encoding peptide-methionine-S-sulfoxide reductase (similar to Saccharomyces cerevisiae MXR1 (YER042W); ancestral locus Anc_3.541) translates to MSHTISKAIKFDPLKNKLLTVGAGCYWGTEHMYRKHLADKMVDCKVGFANGNEAKQDSADGISYKRVCSGDTNFVEVLQISYDPHVVSLSELVGFFFRIHDPTTLNSQGPDMGTQYRSALYAHSSEDLNELEALKKEWQGKWQGKIVTEVEMIKNYYDAEEYHQIYLDRNPDGYACPTHYLRDL